A DNA window from Acinetobacter sp. 10FS3-1 contains the following coding sequences:
- the rpmJ gene encoding 50S ribosomal protein L36, protein MKVQASVKKICGSCKVIRRNGVIRVICSAEPRHKQRQG, encoded by the coding sequence ATGAAAGTACAAGCTTCTGTAAAGAAAATTTGTGGTAGCTGTAAAGTTATCCGTCGTAATGGGGTTATCCGCGTAATTTGTAGCGCAGAACCTCGTCATAAGCAGCGTCAAGGTTAA
- the rpsH gene encoding 30S ribosomal protein S8, translating into MSMQDTVADMLTRVRNAQMAKKQTVSMPNSKLKVAIANVLQQEGYISNVEVADVEGKATLTLTLKYFEGKPVIETVKRVSRPGLRQYRGKDALPSVKQGLGIAIVSTSKGIMTDRAARAAGVGGEVIAFVS; encoded by the coding sequence ATGAGTATGCAAGATACCGTTGCCGACATGCTAACACGTGTTCGTAACGCACAAATGGCAAAGAAACAAACAGTTTCTATGCCTAATTCTAAGTTGAAAGTTGCGATTGCTAACGTACTTCAACAAGAAGGTTATATTTCAAATGTAGAAGTTGCGGATGTTGAAGGCAAAGCAACTCTTACTTTGACTTTAAAATATTTTGAAGGCAAGCCAGTTATCGAAACTGTGAAACGCGTAAGCCGTCCTGGTCTACGTCAGTATCGCGGTAAAGATGCACTTCCAAGCGTTAAGCAAGGTTTAGGTATTGCAATTGTTTCTACAAGCAAAGGCATCATGACTGATCGCGCTGCACGTGCTGCAGGCGTTGGTGGTGAAGTTATTGCTTTTGTTTCTTAA
- the secY gene encoding preprotein translocase subunit SecY: protein MKGQPFHVKYREIIRRMMFLIGALLVFRLGAHIPVPGINNAALENLFNANQGTILGLFNMFSGGALERMSILALGIMPYISASIIVQLMSSVVPQLEALKKEGEQGKRKINQYTRQGTLFLALVQAIGMCAGLISQGITLTSGLAFYVPAVTSLVAGTMFLMWLGEQITERGVGNGISMIIFAGIVAGLPNLVMQSLTSVDNGQTSLIGLAIFGLLSIAVLAAIVFIEKAQRRIPVNYAQKQQGRRVFTAQQTHLPLKINMAGVIPAIFASSLLLFPASLGQWVGSSDPSAGIIKRGLQDLALVLSPGQPLYLVLFGALIIFFCYFYTALVFSPKEVSENLKRSGAYVPGIRPGEQTARYLDHILSRLTFIGAIYITVICLMPMILQSSFGIPFSLGGTSLLIVVVVVMDFMAQLQAHLTSHQYDNQTLMRKTTAHPKG from the coding sequence ATGAAAGGCCAACCATTTCATGTGAAATATCGTGAAATTATTCGTCGAATGATGTTTCTCATTGGTGCGTTGTTGGTATTTCGACTAGGAGCGCATATTCCAGTACCAGGCATTAATAATGCTGCACTTGAAAATCTGTTTAATGCAAACCAGGGTACGATCCTTGGTTTGTTTAACATGTTTTCGGGTGGTGCATTAGAGCGGATGTCCATTCTTGCACTCGGAATCATGCCTTACATTTCTGCATCTATTATCGTGCAATTAATGTCCTCGGTGGTTCCTCAGCTCGAAGCTTTGAAAAAAGAAGGTGAGCAGGGCAAACGTAAGATTAATCAATATACACGACAGGGCACACTGTTCCTTGCACTGGTGCAAGCGATCGGTATGTGTGCAGGCCTGATCAGCCAGGGAATTACCCTGACTTCTGGTCTGGCTTTTTATGTTCCTGCAGTAACTTCTCTGGTCGCGGGAACCATGTTCCTGATGTGGCTGGGTGAACAGATTACTGAGCGTGGGGTGGGAAATGGTATTTCCATGATCATCTTCGCAGGTATTGTTGCAGGATTGCCGAACCTGGTTATGCAGTCTCTGACTTCTGTAGATAATGGTCAGACAAGTCTGATTGGCCTTGCCATATTTGGATTGTTATCTATTGCCGTGCTTGCAGCCATTGTATTTATCGAGAAGGCGCAACGTCGTATTCCGGTGAACTATGCTCAAAAGCAGCAGGGTCGTCGTGTATTTACTGCACAGCAAACTCATTTGCCATTAAAAATTAATATGGCAGGTGTGATTCCGGCAATTTTTGCCAGTTCATTGCTTCTGTTCCCAGCGAGCTTGGGGCAGTGGGTCGGTAGTTCGGATCCGAGTGCAGGAATTATCAAGCGTGGTCTGCAAGATCTGGCATTGGTTTTATCGCCTGGTCAGCCGTTGTATTTGGTGCTCTTTGGTGCGTTAATTATCTTTTTCTGTTACTTCTATACAGCACTGGTATTTAGTCCTAAAGAAGTATCAGAGAACTTGAAGCGCAGCGGAGCTTATGTGCCTGGTATACGTCCAGGTGAGCAAACTGCTCGTTACTTAGATCATATTCTCAGTCGTTTGACCTTTATTGGCGCGATTTACATCACTGTCATCTGTTTAATGCCGATGATCCTGCAAAGCTCTTTTGGGATTCCATTTAGCTTGGGTGGAACATCGTTGCTGATCGTGGTAGTGGTGGTGATGGACTTTATGGCTCAGCTGCAAGCACATCTCACCTCGCACCAGTACGATAATCAAACGTTAATGAGAAAAACGACTGCTCATCCTAAGGGATAA
- the rpmD gene encoding 50S ribosomal protein L30 yields the protein MKTIKVTQTKSASHRLKNHKLSLKGLGLRRIGHTVEVLDTPSNRGMINQVYYMVSVEE from the coding sequence ATGAAAACGATTAAAGTTACCCAGACTAAATCTGCATCGCATCGCTTGAAAAATCACAAGCTGAGCCTGAAAGGTTTAGGTCTGCGTCGTATTGGTCATACTGTAGAAGTGTTAGATACACCTTCTAACCGTGGTATGATCAACCAAGTCTACTATATGGTTAGTGTAGAGGAATAA
- a CDS encoding acyl-CoA dehydrogenase family protein translates to MQSTAIRPLAGMLPRQLFTAEHEAFRETVRKFYTQEVIPYTEKYEQQQHVDRELWLKAGALGLLCSTMPEEYGGSGVDRLYSMILIEEQAYAGDSATGFSLHSDIVANYILNFGNTTQKQQWLPKMATGETITAIAMTEPGTGSDLQAVRTTAVQDGDDYIINGSKIFITNGYLCDLAIVVCKTGNSDKGSANLSLILVEVERAGFSKGQPLNKIGMKGQDTCELFFDNVRVPKENLLGMEGMGFIMLMKELAWERLIVAIICQAGAEAAFAHTLQYTKERQAFGKPVAAFQNTRFKLAELRTEIEVCRAYLDRCMELQLKNELAVDAAAAAKYKISEMYSKVVDECLQLHGGYGYMLEYPIARAYLDNRANRIYAGTNEIMKELIARSF, encoded by the coding sequence ATGCAATCCACTGCGATCCGACCGCTTGCTGGCATGTTACCACGCCAATTATTCACTGCCGAACATGAGGCTTTTCGTGAGACGGTACGCAAATTCTATACACAGGAAGTCATTCCTTATACAGAAAAATATGAGCAGCAACAGCATGTTGACCGTGAGCTTTGGCTCAAGGCAGGTGCATTAGGCCTGCTCTGCTCGACCATGCCGGAAGAATATGGAGGTTCCGGTGTAGATCGTCTCTATAGCATGATCCTAATTGAAGAACAGGCCTATGCCGGTGATTCAGCCACCGGTTTTTCCCTACATTCCGATATCGTTGCCAACTATATTTTAAATTTTGGCAATACCACCCAGAAACAACAATGGTTACCGAAAATGGCAACGGGTGAAACCATTACAGCCATTGCCATGACCGAACCCGGTACCGGCTCCGACTTGCAAGCAGTACGCACCACTGCTGTTCAGGATGGAGATGACTATATTATCAATGGCTCCAAAATCTTCATTACCAATGGCTATCTGTGTGATCTGGCAATTGTAGTGTGCAAAACGGGCAATAGCGACAAAGGCTCCGCCAATTTATCTCTTATTCTGGTAGAAGTAGAGCGTGCAGGATTTAGCAAAGGCCAACCTTTAAATAAAATCGGGATGAAAGGCCAGGATACCTGTGAACTGTTCTTCGACAATGTCCGTGTGCCTAAAGAGAATCTGCTGGGCATGGAAGGTATGGGCTTCATTATGCTGATGAAAGAGCTGGCTTGGGAACGCCTGATTGTGGCGATTATCTGTCAGGCTGGTGCTGAAGCGGCTTTTGCACATACACTGCAATACACCAAGGAACGCCAGGCTTTTGGCAAACCCGTGGCAGCCTTTCAGAATACCCGCTTTAAACTGGCAGAGCTGCGTACTGAAATCGAAGTATGCCGTGCCTATCTGGATCGCTGTATGGAGTTACAGCTGAAAAATGAGTTAGCAGTTGACGCAGCAGCGGCAGCCAAATATAAAATCTCAGAAATGTACAGTAAGGTCGTAGATGAATGCCTGCAATTGCATGGTGGTTATGGTTATATGCTGGAATATCCAATTGCTAGAGCTTATCTCGATAACCGGGCCAATCGCATCTATGCAGGCACCAATGAAATCATGAAAGAGCTGATTGCCCGTTCGTTTTAA
- a CDS encoding DNA-directed RNA polymerase subunit alpha, producing the protein MTRTANEFLTPQAIKVEAASGTSAKVILEPLERGFGHTLGNALRRILLSSLPGAAVVEVEIEGVEHEYSTLEGLQQDIVELLLNLKGLSIKLFDQNEAYLTLEKQGPGDVTAADLRLPHNVEVVNPEHLIGTLSATGSLKMRLKVAQGRGYETSDSRFPEGETRPVGRLQLDASYSPIKRVSYTVENARVEQRTDLDKLIIDLETNGTVDPEEAIRKAATILQQQIAIFVDLQKDQAPVAQEPREEVDPILLRPVDDLELTVRSANCLKAENIYYIGDLVQRTEVELLKTPNLGKKSLTEIKDVLASKGLQLGMRLENWPPASLRMDDRFAYRSR; encoded by the coding sequence ATGACGCGTACTGCAAATGAGTTTCTAACTCCGCAAGCGATCAAGGTCGAAGCGGCAAGCGGGACCTCGGCAAAAGTTATTCTAGAACCGTTAGAGCGTGGCTTTGGTCATACTCTTGGTAATGCTTTACGTCGCATCCTTCTTTCTTCTTTACCTGGCGCAGCTGTGGTGGAAGTAGAAATTGAGGGTGTTGAGCACGAGTACAGTACTTTGGAAGGCTTGCAGCAGGACATCGTCGAGCTCTTGCTGAACCTAAAAGGATTGTCTATTAAGCTGTTCGATCAAAATGAAGCTTATTTAACATTAGAGAAACAAGGTCCAGGCGACGTTACTGCGGCTGACCTTCGTTTACCTCATAATGTTGAAGTGGTTAACCCTGAACACTTGATTGGTACATTAAGTGCTACAGGCTCATTAAAAATGCGCCTGAAAGTGGCCCAAGGCCGTGGCTATGAAACGTCTGACTCACGCTTCCCAGAAGGTGAAACTCGCCCAGTAGGTCGTTTACAGTTAGATGCTTCTTATAGCCCGATCAAACGTGTGTCTTATACAGTGGAAAACGCTCGTGTAGAACAACGTACTGACCTTGACAAACTGATCATTGATCTTGAAACCAACGGTACAGTTGATCCTGAAGAAGCAATCCGTAAAGCGGCGACGATTTTGCAACAACAAATTGCAATCTTTGTTGACCTTCAGAAAGATCAAGCGCCTGTGGCTCAAGAACCTCGTGAAGAAGTTGATCCAATCTTGCTTCGTCCAGTAGATGATCTAGAGCTAACTGTTCGTTCTGCTAACTGTTTGAAAGCAGAAAACATTTACTACATTGGTGATCTTGTACAGCGTACTGAAGTTGAGTTGCTTAAAACTCCTAACTTGGGTAAAAAATCGCTTACTGAGATCAAAGATGTTCTGGCTTCTAAAGGCTTACAACTCGGCATGCGTTTAGAGAACTGGCCACCGGCCAGCCTCCGTATGGACGATCGTTTCGCCTATCGTAGCCGTTAA
- the rpsK gene encoding 30S ribosomal protein S11 has product MAKDTRARKKVTRTVSEGVAHIHASFNNTIVTITDRQGNALAWATSGGQGFRGSRKSTPFAAQVAAEVAGKAALDYGLKNLDVLVKGPGPGRESAVRALGAVGYKINSITDVTPIPHNGCRPPKKRRV; this is encoded by the coding sequence ATGGCTAAAGATACTCGCGCACGCAAGAAGGTCACCCGTACCGTCTCTGAAGGTGTTGCACACATTCACGCTTCTTTTAATAACACCATTGTGACTATTACCGATCGTCAAGGTAATGCACTGGCTTGGGCCACCTCAGGTGGACAAGGCTTCCGTGGATCACGTAAATCAACTCCGTTCGCTGCTCAGGTAGCTGCTGAAGTTGCTGGTAAAGCTGCTTTAGATTACGGTTTGAAAAATTTGGACGTCCTTGTAAAAGGTCCTGGTCCAGGTCGTGAGTCTGCGGTTCGTGCATTAGGTGCAGTGGGTTATAAAATTAACAGCATTACCGATGTGACTCCAATTCCTCACAACGGTTGCCGTCCACCTAAAAAACGTCGCGTGTAA
- the rplQ gene encoding 50S ribosomal protein L17, which translates to MRHRNSGVKLGRTSSHRKAMFQNMANSLFEHELIKTTVPKAKELRRVAEPLITLAKVDTVANRRLAFARTRSAATVGKLFTVLGPRYKERNGGYLRVLKAGFRAGDAAPMAYVELVDREVE; encoded by the coding sequence ATGCGTCATCGTAATAGTGGTGTGAAATTAGGCCGTACAAGCAGTCATCGTAAAGCGATGTTCCAAAACATGGCTAACTCTTTGTTTGAACACGAGTTGATCAAAACAACTGTGCCTAAAGCGAAAGAATTACGTCGTGTTGCTGAGCCTTTAATCACTTTAGCTAAAGTCGATACAGTAGCAAACCGTCGTTTGGCATTTGCTCGTACTCGTTCAGCTGCAACTGTGGGTAAATTATTTACCGTTCTTGGCCCTCGTTACAAAGAACGTAACGGCGGCTATCTACGTGTTCTTAAAGCGGGCTTCCGTGCAGGTGATGCTGCACCGATGGCTTACGTTGAGCTAGTAGATCGCGAAGTTGAATAA
- the rplR gene encoding 50S ribosomal protein L18 — MNEKKQSRLRRAKSTRLHIRALGATRLCVNRTPRHIYAQVISADGGKVLAQASTLDATLRAGTTGNVEAAQKVGALIAERAKAAGVTKVAFDRSGFKYHGRIKALADAARENGLEF, encoded by the coding sequence ATGAACGAAAAGAAACAATCCCGTTTGCGTCGTGCGAAAAGCACACGCTTGCACATCCGTGCATTGGGTGCGACTCGTTTGTGTGTAAACCGCACTCCGCGTCACATCTATGCTCAAGTTATCTCGGCAGATGGTGGCAAAGTATTAGCGCAAGCTTCTACTTTAGATGCTACTTTACGTGCGGGTACAACTGGTAACGTTGAAGCAGCTCAGAAAGTAGGTGCTTTAATCGCAGAGCGCGCTAAAGCAGCTGGTGTTACTAAAGTTGCATTTGACCGTTCTGGTTTCAAATATCATGGTCGTATCAAAGCCTTGGCTGATGCTGCCCGTGAAAACGGCTTGGAGTTCTAA
- a CDS encoding flavin-containing monooxygenase, whose product MEKQVDILIVGAGISGIGLAAHLSKHCPQRSFEIIERRESIGGTWDLFKYPGIRSDSDMSTFGFNFKPWQKTSVLADGPSIKGYLNEVVTEFQLEPKIHYQHRVISANYDSASHKWSVKIEDAEGKTQTWIANFVLGCTGYYNYDQGFQPDFPNQQAFKGQFIHPQHWPENLDYRGKKVVIIGSGATAITLVPAMVKGGAGHVTMLQRSPTYIASVPSIDVVYAKMRKYLPEEMAYKLTRARNIGMQRGIYALAQKQPKLLKKLLLNSVKFQLKGKVDMKHFTPNYEPWDQRLCVVPDGDLFKILREGHASVETDHIEKLTETGILLKSGKHLEADIIVSATGLNIQILGGIQATLDGKPLNTSQHMLYRGIMVSDVPNMALIIGYINASWTLKVDIAAEYICRLLNHMDHKGYDEVVAQGDISELMDDTVMGSLSSGYIARAADVMPKQGKHVPWHVSNNYLADRKDLKQASFKDGVLKFKTKVTAVQSKPRLVS is encoded by the coding sequence ATGGAAAAGCAGGTTGATATTCTGATTGTAGGGGCAGGCATTTCTGGGATTGGTCTGGCTGCCCATTTGTCCAAGCATTGTCCGCAGCGTTCATTTGAAATTATAGAACGACGTGAAAGTATTGGTGGGACCTGGGACTTATTTAAATATCCGGGTATCCGTTCAGATTCGGATATGTCGACTTTTGGTTTTAATTTTAAACCTTGGCAAAAAACCAGTGTATTGGCAGATGGACCTTCTATTAAAGGTTATCTGAATGAAGTGGTGACAGAATTTCAATTAGAACCAAAAATTCATTATCAGCATCGTGTCATCAGTGCCAATTATGATTCAGCCAGCCATAAATGGTCAGTAAAAATCGAAGATGCAGAAGGAAAAACACAGACTTGGATTGCAAATTTTGTTTTAGGCTGTACCGGTTATTATAATTATGATCAAGGCTTCCAGCCGGATTTTCCGAATCAGCAGGCCTTTAAAGGACAGTTTATTCATCCTCAGCACTGGCCGGAAAATCTGGACTATCGCGGTAAAAAAGTGGTGATTATTGGAAGTGGGGCAACTGCGATTACGCTTGTTCCAGCGATGGTAAAAGGTGGAGCAGGGCATGTAACCATGTTACAACGCTCACCTACTTATATCGCTTCGGTACCCTCTATCGATGTGGTCTATGCCAAAATGCGTAAATATCTGCCTGAAGAGATGGCTTATAAGCTGACCCGTGCCCGAAATATCGGTATGCAGCGTGGAATTTATGCACTGGCACAGAAACAGCCAAAACTATTGAAAAAACTGCTGCTGAATTCTGTGAAATTCCAGCTCAAAGGCAAAGTGGACATGAAACACTTTACCCCCAACTATGAGCCATGGGATCAGCGTTTATGTGTAGTGCCTGATGGGGATCTATTTAAAATTCTACGTGAAGGTCATGCATCGGTGGAAACCGATCATATTGAAAAATTGACCGAAACGGGTATTTTGCTGAAATCCGGCAAGCATTTGGAGGCAGATATCATTGTTTCAGCCACCGGTTTAAATATTCAAATCTTAGGCGGTATTCAGGCCACTTTGGATGGCAAGCCTCTCAATACCTCTCAGCACATGTTATATCGCGGTATTATGGTCAGTGATGTGCCGAATATGGCCTTAATTATTGGTTATATCAATGCTTCCTGGACCTTAAAGGTAGATATTGCGGCAGAATATATTTGCCGTTTGCTGAACCATATGGATCATAAGGGGTATGATGAGGTGGTCGCTCAAGGGGATATTAGCGAATTGATGGACGATACGGTCATGGGCAGCTTGAGTTCAGGCTATATCGCCCGCGCGGCGGATGTCATGCCAAAACAGGGGAAACATGTCCCTTGGCATGTCAGTAACAATTATCTGGCTGATCGCAAGGATCTGAAGCAGGCTTCTTTTAAAGATGGTGTGCTGAAATTTAAAACCAAAGTCACTGCTGTTCAGAGCAAGCCACGACTGGTATCCTGA
- the rpsE gene encoding 30S ribosomal protein S5: MAKVEQNEGLVEKLVAVDRVAKVVKGGRIFSFTALTVVGDGNGRVGFGRGKAREVPAAISKALEAARRNMITVDLVDGTLQHPIHARHGASRVFMQPASEGTGVIAGGAMRAVLEAVGVRDVLTKCRGSTNAANVVNATFNGLRDMTTPEKVAAKRGLSVEQIQG, encoded by the coding sequence ATGGCTAAAGTTGAACAAAACGAAGGTCTTGTTGAAAAGCTGGTTGCCGTTGATCGTGTAGCCAAAGTTGTTAAGGGTGGCCGTATCTTCTCTTTCACCGCATTGACTGTAGTGGGTGATGGAAATGGTCGCGTAGGTTTTGGTCGTGGTAAGGCACGTGAAGTTCCAGCTGCTATCTCTAAAGCACTTGAAGCTGCACGTCGTAACATGATTACCGTTGATCTTGTTGATGGTACGTTACAACACCCGATTCATGCTCGTCATGGCGCTAGTCGTGTATTCATGCAGCCTGCCTCTGAAGGTACTGGTGTAATTGCTGGTGGCGCTATGCGTGCAGTTTTAGAAGCTGTTGGTGTACGCGACGTATTAACTAAATGCCGTGGTTCTACTAACGCTGCTAACGTAGTAAACGCAACTTTCAATGGTTTGCGTGATATGACTACTCCTGAGAAGGTTGCTGCGAAACGTGGTCTGTCAGTAGAACAAATTCAAGGGTAA
- the rplO gene encoding 50S ribosomal protein L15 — translation MTLRLNELAPAEGAKREARRIGRGIGSGVGKTGGRGIKGQNSRKSGGVRPGFEGGQTALYRRLPKFGFTSQLALKTAEVRLSELTKVEGDIVSLETLKAANVVRKDMTRARIVLSGEITRAFTLQGVAVTKGAKAAVEAAGGKVEE, via the coding sequence ATGACTCTGCGTTTAAATGAACTTGCACCTGCAGAAGGTGCGAAGCGTGAAGCTCGTCGCATAGGCCGTGGTATCGGTTCTGGCGTTGGCAAGACTGGTGGTCGTGGTATCAAAGGTCAAAACTCACGTAAGAGCGGCGGCGTCCGTCCAGGTTTCGAAGGTGGTCAAACTGCGCTTTATCGTCGTTTACCTAAATTCGGTTTCACTAGCCAATTGGCTTTGAAAACTGCTGAAGTACGTTTATCTGAGCTGACTAAAGTTGAAGGTGACATCGTGTCTCTTGAAACTTTAAAAGCTGCGAACGTTGTACGTAAAGACATGACTCGTGCTCGTATCGTACTTTCTGGTGAAATTACTCGCGCATTCACTTTACAAGGTGTTGCTGTGACTAAAGGCGCTAAAGCTGCTGTTGAAGCTGCTGGCGGTAAAGTCGAGGAGTAA
- the rpsD gene encoding 30S ribosomal protein S4 — MARYIGPKCKLSRREGTDLQLKSGVKPFDVKTKKHAKAPGQHGQSRAKQSEYSLQLREKQKVRRMYGVLERQFSNYYKEAARVKGATGENLLKLLESRLDNVVYRMGFGSTRAEARQLVSHRSITLNGRRVNIASIQVKAGDVIAVHEGAKQQLRIKNAIELAAQRGIPSWMEVDHSKLEGTFKTAPDRSDLPAEINESLIVELYSK, encoded by the coding sequence ATGGCTCGTTATATTGGTCCAAAATGCAAACTCTCTCGTCGCGAAGGGACAGACCTGCAACTAAAATCTGGCGTTAAACCATTTGACGTTAAGACTAAAAAACATGCTAAAGCTCCTGGCCAACATGGTCAAAGCCGTGCAAAACAATCTGAGTACTCACTACAATTACGTGAAAAACAAAAAGTACGTCGCATGTACGGTGTTTTAGAGCGTCAATTTAGTAATTACTATAAAGAAGCTGCTCGTGTTAAAGGTGCAACTGGTGAAAACCTGTTGAAATTGCTTGAAAGCCGCCTGGATAACGTGGTTTATCGCATGGGTTTTGGTTCTACACGTGCAGAAGCTCGTCAGCTGGTATCACACCGCTCAATCACTTTAAATGGTCGTCGCGTAAACATCGCGTCTATCCAGGTTAAAGCGGGTGATGTAATTGCAGTTCACGAAGGCGCTAAACAACAATTACGTATTAAAAACGCAATTGAATTGGCTGCTCAACGTGGTATTCCTTCTTGGATGGAAGTAGATCATTCTAAACTAGAAGGTACGTTCAAAACTGCTCCAGATCGTTCTGATTTACCTGCTGAAATCAACGAAAGCTTGATTGTAGAATTGTATTCTAAATAA
- the rpsM gene encoding 30S ribosomal protein S13 yields the protein MARIAGVNIPDNKHAVISLTYIFGIGRHTAKTILAAAGIPTTTKIRELDDTQLDAIRAEVAKVPTEGDLRREISMNIKRLMDLGCYRGLRHRRSLPVRGQNTKNNARTRKGPRKPIKK from the coding sequence ATGGCTCGTATTGCCGGTGTAAACATTCCGGATAACAAGCATGCTGTTATCTCTCTAACGTATATCTTTGGTATTGGTCGCCACACTGCTAAGACTATCTTAGCTGCTGCAGGTATCCCAACTACTACTAAGATCCGTGAGTTAGATGACACTCAGCTTGATGCGATTCGTGCAGAAGTTGCCAAGGTTCCGACCGAAGGTGATTTACGTCGCGAAATTTCCATGAACATTAAACGTTTAATGGATTTAGGCTGCTACCGCGGTCTTCGTCATCGTCGCAGCTTGCCTGTCCGTGGACAAAACACCAAAAATAACGCACGTACCCGTAAAGGTCCGCGCAAACCGATTAAGAAATAA
- a CDS encoding succinate dehydrogenase assembly factor 2 produces MTDEISLEERKVIYRARRGLKELDVYFDPYVKNYYLSAEPFEKEMFAELVAQEDPDLLDWFMEVSEPPRPELKAFILKLKFYVHG; encoded by the coding sequence ATGACTGATGAAATAAGCTTAGAAGAACGCAAAGTGATTTATCGTGCACGTCGTGGCTTAAAAGAGCTGGATGTGTATTTTGATCCCTACGTAAAAAACTACTATCTCAGCGCTGAACCTTTTGAAAAAGAAATGTTTGCTGAGCTGGTTGCTCAGGAAGATCCGGATCTGCTGGACTGGTTTATGGAAGTGTCGGAACCGCCACGCCCTGAATTGAAAGCCTTTATCCTGAAACTTAAATTTTACGTTCATGGATAA
- the rplF gene encoding 50S ribosomal protein L6: protein MSRVAKAPVTVPNGVTVTQNGRQVEVKGSKGTLSFNLHALVELKQEEGQLQIAPKAESKDAWMQAGTARAVLNNLVKGVSEGFERKLQLIGVGYKAAVKGNIVNLNLGFSHPIDYTLPEGVTAETPTATEIVLKSADKAALGQVAADIRGYRPPEPYKGKGVRYSDEVVLRKEAKKK, encoded by the coding sequence ATGTCTCGTGTGGCTAAAGCCCCAGTAACTGTCCCTAACGGTGTAACAGTTACTCAGAACGGCCGGCAGGTCGAAGTGAAAGGCAGCAAAGGTACATTGTCTTTCAACCTGCATGCGCTGGTCGAGCTTAAACAGGAAGAAGGTCAACTTCAAATTGCTCCTAAAGCTGAGTCGAAAGACGCTTGGATGCAAGCTGGTACTGCTCGCGCTGTGCTTAACAACCTTGTAAAAGGTGTGAGCGAAGGTTTCGAACGTAAGTTACAACTTATCGGTGTTGGTTATAAAGCTGCGGTTAAAGGTAACATTGTTAACCTTAACCTTGGTTTCTCACACCCGATCGACTATACGCTTCCTGAAGGTGTAACTGCTGAAACTCCAACTGCAACTGAAATTGTTCTGAAATCTGCTGATAAAGCAGCTTTAGGCCAAGTTGCTGCAGATATCCGTGGTTACCGTCCACCAGAGCCATATAAAGGTAAAGGTGTTCGTTATTCTGACGAAGTTGTACTTCGTAAAGAAGCTAAGAAGAAATAA
- the rpsN gene encoding 30S ribosomal protein S14, with product MAKKSMINRELKREATVAKYAAKRAELKAVIANVNASDEERFDAMMKLQALPRNASPVRLRNRCGLTGRPHGYFRKFGLSRNKLRDTVMQGDVPGVVKASW from the coding sequence ATGGCTAAGAAAAGTATGATTAATCGCGAGTTGAAACGCGAAGCTACTGTTGCTAAATACGCTGCAAAACGTGCTGAATTAAAAGCTGTAATTGCAAACGTAAATGCATCAGATGAAGAACGTTTCGATGCGATGATGAAGTTACAAGCATTACCACGTAATGCGTCTCCAGTACGTCTACGTAACCGTTGTGGTTTAACTGGTCGTCCTCATGGTTACTTCCGTAAGTTCGGCTTAAGCCGTAACAAGTTACGTGACACAGTAATGCAAGGTGATGTACCGGGCGTTGTTAAGGCAAGCTGGTAA